The Streptomyces sp. NBC_00224 genome contains the following window.
TGCCCGGCCACGATCCGGGCGTGCTCGACGTCGCTGTCCGAGCCGCCGATGCCCTCCTCGTACTGGACGACGTACGGCCGCAGCCCGATGCCCCGGGTGTGCAGCGCGGCGAAGATCGCGGAGCTGTCGACGCCGCCGCTGAGCACCGCCGCCCGGGGCACGTCGGCCGCGGCCCGCAGGGTGACCGCCCGGTCGAAGGCGGCCCGGATCTCCTCGGCCCCGACCGGCTCGTCCCCGAACGCGGCCCGCCAGTACCGCCCGGTCCGCACCCGTGCGCCCTCGGCGACCAGATACTCGGCGGGTTGCAGCGAATGCACCCCGGTCAGCCAGGTCCGCTCGTCCGCCGCGTCCATCCGCACCCAGGACCGCAGCACGAACTCGGTGCGGTCCACCTCCGGCGCGATCAGCCCGGTGGCGAGCAGGGCCTGCGGCTCGGAGGCGAAGAGCAGGCCGCCCGCCGTGTAGCAGTAGACGAGTGGCTTGACCCCGAAGTGGTCGCGGGCCAGCGTGGTGCGGCCGGTCCGTTCGTCGTGCCAGGCCAGCGCGAACATGCCGTCCAGGCCCGCGAGTACGGGCTCGGGGTCGTCTCCCCGGCTCACCTGCTGGAGGACGAACTCGGTGTCGCAGTGCGTGCGCCGGGGCCACGGCTCGGGCAGCGGCGCCCGCGACCCGTACACCTCACCGTTGCTGACCAGCGTCACCCGCCCGTCCGGCGACGCCATCGGCTGGTCGCCGGCGGCCGAGCGGTCGCGCACCGCGAGCCGTACGCAGGCGAGCATCACCGTGCCGTCCGGGGAGACCCACGGCTCGGCGGCCGACTCGCCCCGGTGGTGCAGCGCCTCCGTCAGCGTCCGGCCGAGCGCGGCCAGCCACGGCCGCTCGCGCGGCCCGTCCAGGCTGATGAAGCCCGCGATCCCGCACATTCAGTCCCCCTGTCCGCTCCCGCGCCACACCCGGCCGAGCAGGGCCAGGGAGGTCAGGAAGCGGTGCTCGATGCCGTGGTGGCCGCCGTCGTGCTCCTGGTACTCGTGCGCGATGCCCTGCTCCTGCCAGACGGCGTGCAGCGCCCGGGCGCCCCAGTGCATGTGGTAGTCGTCCCGCAGCCCGGTGTCGAGGTAGAGCAGCCGCAGTGCTTTGAGCCGATCCGCGAACGCGGAGGCCGTCCGCACGGGGTCGTGCCGCAGCCAGCGCTCCCAGACGTCGGGCCGGAACACGCCCGTGCGCGGGTCGCAGGGCAGCGCGTCGGCGGGCGTGGTGCCGGGCTTGTCGGCGTAGCACATGCCCATCGCGAGCAGGCTCATGGCGACCATGAACGCGGTGTCGTGCGGCCCCGACTCCCTTCTGTCCAGCAGCCGTTCGATGCCGCCGGCCGCCTCCAGGGTGTCCAGGACGCCTGGCAGCAGCGGCAGATAGCTGTGCTCGAACCCGGCGTCGGGGGTGTGCGCCAGGACCGCGCCGAACAGGTCGGTGCGCATCGCGGCGAGGACCGCCCCGTACCCGCCGCTGGACTTGCCGCCCACCGCCCGCCACCGGGGCTCGGCCCGCGTCGGGAAGCGCCGGTCGACCTCGGCCACCACCTCGCCGAGGTGGCCGAGGTAGCGGCCGCAGGCGGGCGAGTCGATGTACTGCGAGCCGCCGTACGCCGTGGTGGCGTCCGGGACCACGATCAGCGCGGCCGGTATGTCGCCGCGCGCCATGGCCCGGTGGATGCGGTCCGCCGGGGCCTGTCCGAACGCCAACGCGCGTGTCGTCAACGTCGGGTGGGCACCGAAGCCCGGCAGCCAGTACACGACGGGATGGCGCGCCGACTCGTCGTACCCCGGCGGCAGCAGCACCTCGATGCGGCGGGTGGCCGGGTCGCCGAGCGGGTTGTCGCGCAGACAGGCGCTGGTGTGCTCGACGACCACACGGGTCCCCAGCGGTTCAGGCATGCGCGACCGGTCCCCGGTCGGTGTGGGCGTCGGTGCCGGTGGCGCTCAGCGCGCGGTCGACCTGGCGGGTGTAGTACGCCGGGTGGTGGAAGACCGCCGAGAGCAGATTGCTGTTGCTCGCCCACAGCCCGTACGAGCTGCCGAAGAGCAACTCGCTGTCCAGGAGCGCCTGGAGGGTGCTCGCGGCGATCTCGGTGTAGCCGTTGTCCTGGCTGAGGTGGTCGCGGGCGGGGCCCGGGCCCAGATGGCTGATGCGGCCGCTCACCGGCTCCAGGAGGTACGTGTGCGTGGAGCCGTTGTCGTCGCGGAGCGAGAGGGTGTGGGTGGCGCCGCTGTCGAGCGCCCGGTACCAGAAGTCGGTGCCGACCACGAGCTCCATCACCTCGGTGAGCAGCCGGTGCGAGCCGCGGGTCTGGCGGCCGACGCGGTCGCGCTCGGGGTCGAAGGCCGGGACCTCGGCATCCGGGTCGAGGGCGACCTCGGCGTACACCGCCTCGAAGTCGTAACCCTGCGGCACCTGCGGCCCGTTGTGCAGTTCGGCCTTGCCGCCCGCGACCTCCAGGACCTGCCCCGGCCCCCACAGCAGCCCCTCGCGGCCCAGCTCGCGCAGCCGGCCGAGCGCCTCCCACGGTGTGAACGGGAAGATCGTGCGGTTGCACCAGCCGTAGTCCTGCTCCCCCTCGCCGCTGACCTTCCAGCCGAAGGAGGACGGGACGGTGACGGCCGCGCCCAGCGTCTCCACGTACCGGTCGAAGTTGGCGACCGCGCGGGCCCGCACCGCCTCGGGTTCGACGAGCGGCCTGCGCTCGGTGAGCACCCCGGGCGGCGAGACGCTGTGCGCCGGGACGAAGGCGACGTCGATCGGGCGCGCGTCGGGGCCCGTGAAGTGGCGGACGGTCGACTCGTGCAGGATCGAGTCTCCGCACAGCATCACCACCGCCTCCTCGGTCTCCACCAGCACGCTCATCTCGGGGAACGGCACATGGGAGACGAAGGTGCGCAGCACGACGTCGCCCAGGTGCACCGTGTTGCCCGGGGTGACCGGCGTCAGCCGCTCGAAGCCGAGCCTGCGCAGGGTCCACGGGATGGCCTGGTGGCCCAGGCCCGACGCGGTGAAGCGGGGCGGGATCTGGCCGACCGGGAAGATGCACTCGGTCTCGGCCGCCCGGTGCGGGCTGTCGTCGAAGTCGACCTCGCCGTCCTCCAACAGCCGGGTCAGCGAAGGGAAGTGGTGGTGGTCGAAGTGGTGGTGGCTGAAGACGATGTGGTCGACGCCGCCGTCCAGGACCTCGTCGAGGCCGTCCGGCAGCGCCGGGTGGTGCTCCCAGAAGCGGTCCAGGCGCTGGGTGAGCCAGGGGTCGACGAGGATGCGCCGCCCGCCGGTCTCGATGAGGACGGCCGCGTGGCCGAGGGAGGTGAGCCGCATCGGTCGTCCTCTCATTCCGCTTCGTAGACGCAGCGGAACCCGACCTCGTTGTGCAGATCGGTGATCAGGTCCTTGCCCCGGTAGAACGTGGTCAGACAGGCGAGCGGCGAGGTCCAGGTGCCGCCGCGCAGCACATGGAAGGCGTCCTTGCGGTTCATGAACTCCATCGGGTGGCGGCCCTTGAAGAACGGGTCCATGTCGTCGCCCGTGTAGAAGTTGGTCCGGGTCAGCTCCCAGACGTTCCCGGACATCTGGAGCACGCCGTACGGACTCGCGCCCCCGGGAAGGCTGTCGGCGGGCAGCACCGGGTGTGCGGGCCGGTCGTCGTGGGTAGTGGTGACCAGCAGCGCCTCCAGCTCGTCCAGGTCGGCCACCTGCCGCCCGTAGGAGCGCTCGACGTAGTTCACCCGCTCCGGATCCCAGGTGTTCCCCCACGGGTAGGTCCGGCCGTCCGTCCCGCGCGCCGCCTTCTCCCACTGGAGCTCGCTCGGCAGCGAGCCGCCCGCCCAATTCGCGAATGCCCACGCGTCGTACCAGTCGATTCCCACCTGCGGCATTTCCGGCGCGTTGAACCGGGGGTCGTGGGCGTGTGCGGGCCGGTGATTCCGGCCGTCCTCCGGCTGGTCCGGGTGGTCGAACACACCGCTTTCCCCGGCCTCTTCCAGGAACTGCGCGTAGCGGGCATTGGTGACGGTGGTCCGGTCGATGTAGTACGCCGACAGCTCGACCGCCCGCAGTGGATTGTCGTCCTGCTTCATGCGGAAAGGGCCGCTCTGCGCGGAGGCGGTTCCGGCAAGAAAAGGACCAGCCGGTATCAGAATCGCGTCCTCGGTCCTGCGCGGTCGCGCCGCATGTGTGCGTATGCGCGCACGCATGTCCGTGAAGTATTCGTCCTCCAGACGCCGGAGCTCTTCCGGGTCCCGGGTGCCGAATATGGTGAGCAGGGCTCTCTTGGTGAACGCGGCGCCGCAGCCGACCGGTTTACGGGAGAAGTCCTCGCGGGCGAAATTGCTCGGCCAGCCGGAAATGCGGATGAGATCGGGAACGGCCGCCTTGATGCGGTACTGGGTGATCACTTTCAGGGAGGCGAAAGCGACCCAGTCGACCGGGTCGTGGGTGCCGCCGGCGATCGCCGACGCGGCAGCAGGGTCGTCCCGGTGGTGCTCCGCGAGCAGCCTGACGGCGGCCGCCCGCACCGGCCACTCCGGGTGCTGGACAGCCAGGCTGACCAGCAGCGGGACACCCTTGGCGTCCCGGCCGCGACGGTCGGCGAGCTCCACCACGGACTGGACCGACTCCCAGTACCGGGTGTCGTCGGACCCGTCCACCTCAAGAAACTCGGGCGACAGTTCCACGGTCGTGGATGGAAGGTTGCCGACCACAGTTGTTCTCCCCTCCGGGCTGAGGGGCCGCCCGCACTGGAGGGTGCGGGCGGCCTTTTCATCTTGTTCGCGTCGCTGAAACGCTAAAACGGGACTACCACTTGGTGGTGTCCTGCTCGTTGTCGCGCGTTCCCATGAAGTCCTTTTCCGACATCAGAATCAGCCTCCTCCCACATAGGAAATGACAAGACCGCCGGCAGGTAGCGGTCGGACAGCAACCGCTTGCCGACCCAAAACATGTTCCGTGCCCTCCGCGGCTCCGTCAACCATACGATCATCAATTGCGTGCCGACGGGGCCGATTCGGTCGCCTTGACAGCGGAGTATTCGATGAGTGGATCAAGGGTTCCGCTGTTCGGATGGTTTTGGATTGACTGCCGCGGAGTAATTGACAAGCCAGGACCTGGCCAGAAAACAACTGTTGCGCAGATCACAACTAAAATGTTCAATCATCCCCTGTCGCTTTTAGCGGAGGCTGAGCTACCGTCCTCGGCGTGGATTCATTGCAGTTCGCAGTGGTACGCCAGGAGATTGCCTTCGGACTTCCCTACACATACGCGCGCGGCCATGACCTCACGTGCACGGTCGTACGCGTCGAGTTACGTGAGAAGTCACGTGAGAAGTCACGCGAGGGTGCTCATCTCGGACGAGGTGAAGGAGCGCCCTTCGAGAGCTTCTTCGAGGTTTCCGCCGAGGAAACCGTGGCCGAACTCGAAGAGATCGGCCCGCTCGTCGAGAGCGGCACCGCCGACCGCGCGGACCTCCTCTCCCGGCTCCGGCACGGCGCCGCCCGCAACGCGCTCGACGCGGCGCTGTGGGACCTGGCGGCCAAACGCGCCGGCGTCCCCGTGTGGCGGCTGCTCGGCACGCCCGAGCCCAGGCCGCTGGAGATCATGACGACGATCTCGCTCGCGGACCCGGAGCAGCTGGAGCAGGAGATCGCCGAGAGCCGCTCCGTACGCATCCTCAAGCTCAAGCTCGGCTCCCCGGACGCCGACGACGACGTACACCGCCTGGAGCGGCTGCGCGCCGCCCGCCCGGACGCGCGGATCGTCGTCGACGTGAACGGCGGCTGGGACCTGGACACTCTGCGCGTCATGCTGCCGCTCCTGGAGAAGCACCGCGTCCGCATGCTCGAACAGCCCGTGGACGCGGCCTCGGAGCCGGGTCTGCGCGGACTGCCGCGCCCCCTGCCGATCGTGGCCGACGAGTCCTTCGAGACCGAGGACGACCTGGAGCGGGTGCGCGGGCTCTACGACGGGGTCAACGTCAAGCTCGACAAGTGCGGCGGACTCACCGCCGCCCTGCGCATCATCGGCCGCGCCCGCCGCGAGGGCCTGCGCATCATGGTCGGCTGTCTGCCCGGCAGTTCGCTCTCCGCCGCCGTCGGCTTCCACGCCGCACAACTGGCCGAGTTCGTCGACCTGGACGGCCACTTGCGCCTGGTCGACGACGTGGAGCCGAGGATGCCCGCGAAGGACGGCCGGCTCCAGGCGCCGGCGCGGGAGCTGTGGGGGTGAGCGGGGGGACTGGTGATGGTCCGGGGCAGCCAACGACCCCTGCCTACAGGCATGTTGAGAAAGAGCCTGGGCTAGGTTCATGACCATGACTCCTTCAGCGACTCCTTCAGCAGCGCGCACGCTCGACGAGCGGATCAAGGACACCCGTGAGCACTTCGAGAACGACGTCGACACCTGGGTGTCGACGGCCTCGGCGGACGGCACGCCCTACCTCGTCCCCCTCTCGTTCCTCTGGGACGGCACGACGTTCCTGATCTCGACGGTCCGTACGGCACCGACGAGCCGCAACCTCGTGGCGAACGCCGCCGTACGGCTGGCCTTCGGCGCGACCCGGGACGTGGTGCTGGTCGAGGGCAATGCCGTACCGGTCGAAGAGGGCGTGCTGGAGCCGGAGTCGGCGGACGCGTTCGCCGCGAAGACCGGCTTCGACCCGCGCGAGGAGAAGCAGGAGTACCTGTACTTCCACGTCGCCCCGCAGCGCGTCCAGGCATGGCGCGAGGTGAACGAACTGGCGGGCCGCACGCTGATGAAGGACGGCGCCTGGCTGGCCTGAAAGGCCCGACGACTCGGAATTGGGGGCACGACGATGCCGATCCAGACGATCAACGACCGGGTGGCGATCGTGGTGGACGGCCACTCCACGGGCGCGCTGCTGGCCCCGGCCTTCACGGCGTACGGGATCGGCGCGGTGCACGTCGAGAACCGGGCGGAACGCTCGGCGGCCCATCTGCGCACGTTCGCACCGGAGACGTACGAGGCCTGTTACGCGTACGAGGGCGACCTGGCGGCCCTGCTCGCGGCGCTGCGCCCGCACCGGGTGGGCTGGGTGATCGCGGGCACGGACTCGGGCGTGGCCCTGGCCGACCGCCTGGCGGCCGCGCTCGGCCTGCCCCGGCACAACGACCCGGCGACGTCGGCGGCCCGCCGCGACAAACAGGAGATGCAGCGCGCGCTCGCCGCGGCCGGGGTCCCCGCGGCATGGCACGCGACGGTCACCACACCGGAGGAGGCCCGGGAGGTGGCGCTGCTCCACGGCGGCGCCCCGGTCATCGTCAAGCCCCTGCGCAGCGGCGGCACCGACGGCGTGCTCTTCTGCGCCGACCCGGACGAGACGGCGAGCGCGGCCGGAAAGCTCCTGGGCAGCGAGTCGATCTACGGCGAGCGCAACGAGACGGTCCTGGTCCAGGAGTATCTGCGGGGCGACGAGTACATGGTCAACTGCGTGAGCGCGGCGGGCCACCACACGGTGCTGGAGATCTGGCGCTCGGTGAAGACGGTGGTGGGCACGTCACCGGTGTACGACTACACGGAACTCCTGAACCCCCGGTCACAGGAATCCGCGGGCGTGATCGCGTACGTACGAGACGTCCTCACCTCGGTGGGCAACACCTGGGGCCCGTCCCACACGGAGGTCATCGCGACCCCGTCGGGCCCCCGCCTGGTGGAGACGGCCGCACGCCTCCAGGGCACGGCGGACCTCTCGGCGATCACCCGGGCGACGGGCCGCAACCCGGTGACGGAGGCGGTCCACGCCCTGCTCGACCCCGACCTGTACGCCCGCGGCGGCCCCCCGCCGCCGCCCCAGCGGGCGGCCCGGGGCGTCAGCTTCATCTGCCCCCGAAGCGGCCGCCTCCGCCGCGACCTCGACTGGACCCCGCTCCACACCCTCCCGTCCTTCCACAGCCTCCTGGCCCCCGCCCCCAAGGCAGGCGCCTACATCCCCCGCACCACCGACCTCTTCACCCGCCCCGGCGCGGTCTACCTGATCCACGAGGACCCGAAGGTGGTGGAACGGGACCACGCGACGATTCGGGGGTGGGAGGGGGAGGGGTTTTATGACATTGAGGAGGGGGACGGCTGAAGCGATCAGGCAGCGGGTGGGCAAGCGCGAGTTCTCCGCCTTCGTCGCGGCGGCAGTCGAGCGTGAGCTGCGTGGTCAGATCCTGGATGAGTATCTGGCTGACCACGAGCGTCGCAAGGGCCCCATCTCGGAGCAGGAGCAGGAACGCGCCCGGCTGGTCTTCGATGAGGTGTTCACCGAGGGGGGCCGGTGGCCCGCCGCACGCTGACTCATGAGGGCTCGCGTCCTCGACCGCGAGGGCCTCTCGAAGCTCGTCGACGACCACGAGCCAGTGATCGCCCTGATCGCAGAGGCCCGCAAGCGCGGTATGGAAGTGGTGATCAGCGCGCTCACCATCATCGAGGCCACGCATCGCCGGACCGACAAGGCGAGACTCGCCTGAGGGTCTGAGCCACGTCGGCGACCAGCCCGTCGTCCAGATCGATCACGGTCCGACTCGTCGATGCACCTCCGGAGGGAGAGGCGGGCGGATCCTGCCATGCATCGGCGGCCCACCCCGTATCCCGCAGGATCAGCGTTTCTTGGTCTTCTTCTTTTGCGGCGGGGTCCAGTCGCCCCGGTGCAACTGGCAGCGGGCGTAGCCGATCATCGCCGGGTTCTGGCACCGCTTGCCGGTCTTGGTTTTGGTCGACCCGCATTTGACCTGCTTACCCATTCGTCCTCCCCTGTCCGGCCGAAGGTGTCCCATCTCGAACCCATCGTCACCGGGCAGAGGAGCTCACCGCTCTCCTTGCGGCCGCATTCGGCTGATTCACTCCCCTTCATGCCTGAATCACGATATTTGCATCCGTGAGTTGATCACAGGGCGTACGAGACCTCGCTCATCACAGATCGTCGGTGTCGTCCGCTGTGTCGAGGTTGATTCCCGGATCCTCGGCGCTCGATTCGTCGTCCAGGATCGGCTTGCCCATCGCGACCGCGATGCTGCGGAGCAACGCCGCTCTGCGAGCGGTGAAGAACCCGTCGAAGTCGTCGGTGGCCATGAGTTCCGGTTCGGCCAGGTGGGAGTGGATGCGTTCGGCGACGCCTTCATGAGGGGTCTGCGCGGTCTTGACCAGACGGCCCAGGTAGTCGGAGGGAGCCGCCCCTCCGATGATCCGGTTGGTGCGGGCGGTCAACGGAGTCTTGTTGATGATCGAGTTGTAGTCGGCGGGGGCGTATCCGGCCTTCTCGCACCATGTCTTGGGGAAGATGTGGTGGATGTCGATGGACTCGTCGAAGTACCCGGTGATCTCGGCCTTCTCCCCGGTGCGCCAGTCCAGGGCCCCCGCCTTGAGCAGGAGTGCGTAAATCCCCTTGTAGGCAGCGCTGTTGCGCGTACGAAGAGTCAGCAGGCGTCCGGGGGCGAACTGCGCCGCGGTGACGGTCCGGGGCTCGGCCGCATCCTCGCGGATCCAGTCGACGACGTCCGGCAGATCCTGGCTGAAGCGGGTTTCGGTCGAGCCGCCGTAGAGCTCCCCGAACACACCGCACCAGTACCAGCGGGCGAGCTTGTGCTGGGCTCCGGCGCTCTGTGCGGCGTCCCCCGCCAGGGCCAGGATCGCGGCAAGCGGTATCAACTGTGTCCCGTATGGCAGGAACTTCGTGTCGAAGAGGAACTGCTGGTGCAGGAACTTCGCCGCTGCCTTGAATCCCGTGATGACGGACGGCGCGAAGCGTACGTAGTCCTCCAGGGACAGGGCGAGCATGTCCTTGCGCTTGCAGCCGATGCGTGGAAGCCGCTCCTCTTCCGTTCCGCGTTCCGCCTCGCGCCCGCGCCGCTCGGCCGTGGCCAGCAGGGTGACCGCCTGGAGGAAGTCGGTGTTGGAGACCTCTCGAAGGATGCGGTACTCGGGCGCCTTCCAGGCGGCCCGGCACTCCCGCTCCCAGTGGCTGCGCAGATCGAACTCGTCCGCCGCGTAGGTGGCGGTCAACAACTCGAAGACGGTCAGGGTGACACCGCCGGTGTTGACCTTCTCGAACACCTGGCACACGGCTTGGCGTGGGGTCGCCTGCCCGAGTTCGATGACTGGCACGTGGTAGCGGTCGAAGGGGCGGACGAAGGCCTCGTTGAAGTCGCGCCACAGTTTGAACTTGTCCTTGTCACCATGCCAGTGGCCGATGAACGCGTAACCCCAGTCACCGCCGTCGAACACCGCGTGGAGCGGGAAGAGTTGAGCCTCGTGTTCGAGCTCGGGAGTGGAGTAGTCCTCGACGACCTGGCCCCGGAAATTGAGGACCTTGCGGGTCTCGGGCAGAAACCTGATGGCGTCCTCGCGGTCGCTGTTCTCGTCGAGGGCTTGGACCAT
Protein-coding sequences here:
- a CDS encoding asparagine synthetase B, which produces MCGIAGFISLDGPRERPWLAALGRTLTEALHHRGESAAEPWVSPDGTVMLACVRLAVRDRSAAGDQPMASPDGRVTLVSNGEVYGSRAPLPEPWPRRTHCDTEFVLQQVSRGDDPEPVLAGLDGMFALAWHDERTGRTTLARDHFGVKPLVYCYTAGGLLFASEPQALLATGLIAPEVDRTEFVLRSWVRMDAADERTWLTGVHSLQPAEYLVAEGARVRTGRYWRAAFGDEPVGAEEIRAAFDRAVTLRAAADVPRAAVLSGGVDSSAIFAALHTRGIGLRPYVVQYEEGIGGSDSDVEHARIVAGQHQVPLTVVELSRRDAVKLIPEVAGRLTRPMLHGAELAMYQLYERIAAEGQVVVYSGHGADEMWGYQDGGYFPVVAPDAPTHLHGRHYLTHRLHPDERPLWGELVEWIAGRLDVDMGEIRERVWERVLREYRSPDTLDPLKRGRHHLMRRFLVYVNDMVDLTSSTYTLEDRPVFQDVTLAELAFRSPEHLKSTGEPGSHKDLLKKALGGLLPPSVVHRRKQGFPAPSDPSYREALRALADEQGMPFGLPEPPGPLKDALGTGELMYLASASAWLAGTGK
- a CDS encoding alpha/beta hydrolase-fold protein; the protein is MPEPLGTRVVVEHTSACLRDNPLGDPATRRIEVLLPPGYDESARHPVVYWLPGFGAHPTLTTRALAFGQAPADRIHRAMARGDIPAALIVVPDATTAYGGSQYIDSPACGRYLGHLGEVVAEVDRRFPTRAEPRWRAVGGKSSGGYGAVLAAMRTDLFGAVLAHTPDAGFEHSYLPLLPGVLDTLEAAGGIERLLDRRESGPHDTAFMVAMSLLAMGMCYADKPGTTPADALPCDPRTGVFRPDVWERWLRHDPVRTASAFADRLKALRLLYLDTGLRDDYHMHWGARALHAVWQEQGIAHEYQEHDGGHHGIEHRFLTSLALLGRVWRGSGQGD
- a CDS encoding MBL fold metallo-hydrolase yields the protein MRLTSLGHAAVLIETGGRRILVDPWLTQRLDRFWEHHPALPDGLDEVLDGGVDHIVFSHHHFDHHHFPSLTRLLEDGEVDFDDSPHRAAETECIFPVGQIPPRFTASGLGHQAIPWTLRRLGFERLTPVTPGNTVHLGDVVLRTFVSHVPFPEMSVLVETEEAVVMLCGDSILHESTVRHFTGPDARPIDVAFVPAHSVSPPGVLTERRPLVEPEAVRARAVANFDRYVETLGAAVTVPSSFGWKVSGEGEQDYGWCNRTIFPFTPWEALGRLRELGREGLLWGPGQVLEVAGGKAELHNGPQVPQGYDFEAVYAEVALDPDAEVPAFDPERDRVGRQTRGSHRLLTEVMELVVGTDFWYRALDSGATHTLSLRDDNGSTHTYLLEPVSGRISHLGPGPARDHLSQDNGYTEIAASTLQALLDSELLFGSSYGLWASNSNLLSAVFHHPAYYTRQVDRALSATGTDAHTDRGPVAHA
- a CDS encoding SUMF1/EgtB/PvdO family nonheme iron enzyme, which translates into the protein MELSPEFLEVDGSDDTRYWESVQSVVELADRRGRDAKGVPLLVSLAVQHPEWPVRAAAVRLLAEHHRDDPAAASAIAGGTHDPVDWVAFASLKVITQYRIKAAVPDLIRISGWPSNFAREDFSRKPVGCGAAFTKRALLTIFGTRDPEELRRLEDEYFTDMRARIRTHAARPRRTEDAILIPAGPFLAGTASAQSGPFRMKQDDNPLRAVELSAYYIDRTTVTNARYAQFLEEAGESGVFDHPDQPEDGRNHRPAHAHDPRFNAPEMPQVGIDWYDAWAFANWAGGSLPSELQWEKAARGTDGRTYPWGNTWDPERVNYVERSYGRQVADLDELEALLVTTTHDDRPAHPVLPADSLPGGASPYGVLQMSGNVWELTRTNFYTGDDMDPFFKGRHPMEFMNRKDAFHVLRGGTWTSPLACLTTFYRGKDLITDLHNEVGFRCVYEAE
- a CDS encoding dipeptide epimerase gives rise to the protein MDSLQFAVVRQEIAFGLPYTYARGHDLTCTVVRVELREKSREKSREGAHLGRGEGAPFESFFEVSAEETVAELEEIGPLVESGTADRADLLSRLRHGAARNALDAALWDLAAKRAGVPVWRLLGTPEPRPLEIMTTISLADPEQLEQEIAESRSVRILKLKLGSPDADDDVHRLERLRAARPDARIVVDVNGGWDLDTLRVMLPLLEKHRVRMLEQPVDAASEPGLRGLPRPLPIVADESFETEDDLERVRGLYDGVNVKLDKCGGLTAALRIIGRARREGLRIMVGCLPGSSLSAAVGFHAAQLAEFVDLDGHLRLVDDVEPRMPAKDGRLQAPARELWG
- a CDS encoding pyridoxamine 5'-phosphate oxidase family protein — encoded protein: MTPSATPSAARTLDERIKDTREHFENDVDTWVSTASADGTPYLVPLSFLWDGTTFLISTVRTAPTSRNLVANAAVRLAFGATRDVVLVEGNAVPVEEGVLEPESADAFAAKTGFDPREEKQEYLYFHVAPQRVQAWREVNELAGRTLMKDGAWLA
- a CDS encoding ATP-grasp domain-containing protein, which codes for MPIQTINDRVAIVVDGHSTGALLAPAFTAYGIGAVHVENRAERSAAHLRTFAPETYEACYAYEGDLAALLAALRPHRVGWVIAGTDSGVALADRLAAALGLPRHNDPATSAARRDKQEMQRALAAAGVPAAWHATVTTPEEAREVALLHGGAPVIVKPLRSGGTDGVLFCADPDETASAAGKLLGSESIYGERNETVLVQEYLRGDEYMVNCVSAAGHHTVLEIWRSVKTVVGTSPVYDYTELLNPRSQESAGVIAYVRDVLTSVGNTWGPSHTEVIATPSGPRLVETAARLQGTADLSAITRATGRNPVTEAVHALLDPDLYARGGPPPPPQRAARGVSFICPRSGRLRRDLDWTPLHTLPSFHSLLAPAPKAGAYIPRTTDLFTRPGAVYLIHEDPKVVERDHATIRGWEGEGFYDIEEGDG
- a CDS encoding DUF262 domain-containing protein yields the protein MPDEAFSIDKRPLRDLLRQVEVGKAQLPEFQRGWVWPYPNIASLLASISLSYPVGTVMLLKAGGDVRFKYRPIEGATPVGEPEPDTLVLDGQQRLTSLFQALKLKGPVITQDLRKHQVSGWFYVDMVQALDENSDREDAIRFLPETRKVLNFRGQVVEDYSTPELEHEAQLFPLHAVFDGGDWGYAFIGHWHGDKDKFKLWRDFNEAFVRPFDRYHVPVIELGQATPRQAVCQVFEKVNTGGVTLTVFELLTATYAADEFDLRSHWERECRAAWKAPEYRILREVSNTDFLQAVTLLATAERRGREAERGTEEERLPRIGCKRKDMLALSLEDYVRFAPSVITGFKAAAKFLHQQFLFDTKFLPYGTQLIPLAAILALAGDAAQSAGAQHKLARWYWCGVFGELYGGSTETRFSQDLPDVVDWIREDAAEPRTVTAAQFAPGRLLTLRTRNSAAYKGIYALLLKAGALDWRTGEKAEITGYFDESIDIHHIFPKTWCEKAGYAPADYNSIINKTPLTARTNRIIGGAAPSDYLGRLVKTAQTPHEGVAERIHSHLAEPELMATDDFDGFFTARRAALLRSIAVAMGKPILDDESSAEDPGINLDTADDTDDL